The stretch of DNA tataataaaattatataaaaaatacaaaacatttcaaggcTTCtcacaatttttttattttagaacatCTGAGAAATGCCTCAGAGGAGGGGGCTACTTGTAGTTGCTCCTTGAACGGTTAGAGCTTTTTTGCTGCCTCCTCGGGCAAGTGCCCCACCAACACTTCCTCCATCATTTTTAATTCACTGCCAAAAAAGAACATGCATTAAAGATTTTCAATTACATGTTACATTACACATTGAAATATGTCCATTGTCAATGATGATGGTTGGATGGAGCTGAAAGCAAacataaaagttgtttttttttttcaatttgtgcacacaaaaaaaaaaaaaaaagtatgataTTACTCAATTTAAAATGCTCCACTAGACCACGCTGAGAATGTTTATGAATGAACTGgttaatattattttagtttaaacaGCAACGAGCCGGCTTCGTTCTGTTTCTCCACTTATATTTAATGCTATGGATAAATATAGCCTATATCTTACTTGCTTAGTCCATCGCTGAATACAActattatatacatttatttatttattaaataaattacgCTGACACTTACAGAGTGCATGTCGGCCATTCTTTTATTTTCGGGCTGTTTTGGTTCATTTCCtattttgttttaggttttggCGAGTCTCTCTTTACCTCTCGCGTGGTTCAATGTGATTTTCCATTGTGTAGGGGAAAACTCGACACGCCCCCTACTTGTCACGCCTCTCTCTTGCAGGCCGCAGACAGACCCGTCTCCAACACCCAAAGGCAGTTATTGTGATTTCCGGGGACTTTAACCATACCAGCATCACCTCTGCCCAGCTTTGTGCAATATGTTGACTATCCTACAAGAGGAAACAACACACTGGACCTCCTGTATGTGAATGTTAGAGACACTTATAGTGCTGCAGCCCTACCACCGCTGGGTAGATCAGATCACAAACTGGTCTACCTTCAGCCCTCCTACATCCCCTCCGTACAGAGGCTGCGTCTAACTGCACATCCAGGAAGTGGAAACCTGAGGCCAGTGAAGCCCTGAAGGACTGTTTTGGCTGCACAGATTTGAGTGTACTGTTGTACACTCAGCAACAACTGAAGAAGAGTCTCTGACCAGCAAAGCAGGACTACAGATGGAAGGTGGAGAGCAAGCTGAGGAACAATGGTGCCAGAGAGGTGTGGAGGGGGATGAGGACAATCACAGTCTATGGAAGGAAGAGTAGCCAGGTGACAGAAGGAGGTGTGGAAAAGGCCAACCAGCTCAACCAGTTTTTCAATAGGTTCGACAACCCCCCTGCTGCTGGGCCAGTCACCCTCCCTGcccccctccatctcctcttccgCCCTCAACTCCAACTCCACCTTTGTCGGCAGCTACTGCACACCCACCAGGAGCAGATGGAGCGCCACCACCTCTTGATCAACTGACAAGACAGGCAGTGGAACATCTGGGGTCAACACCACTCACACCAGCAGACTGGTGGCCCTCACCTCCCTTCTGATGAAGACCCTGGAGAGACTGGTTCTTCGCCACCTCAGGCCTCATGTGGTGCATGCTCAGGACCCTCTTCAGTTTGCTTATCAGGAGCACATTGGGGTTGAAGATGCAGTGCTTTACATGCTCCACAGGGCTCACTCACACCTGGACGAGCCCAGGGGTTATGTGTTATATGTTCTTTGACTTCGCTAGTGCCTTTAATACAATTAGACCTGACATCCTGGGGAACAAACTGGAGGGGATGGGGGTGGACCACTTCCTCACCTCCTGGGTTATGGAGTACTTGAAcgaaaagctgcagtttgtgagATTGCAGAACGGGGTCTCGGAGACTGTCATGGGCAGCACAGGGGCCTTCAGCTAGTGGAGTTCCTGGAACCACTtgcagcaccaccaccatcaccaccgaGAAAGCAAACATAAACCAAGACACCAAATTAattcttacactatttttaagatttttttattttttatcttattctatttttttctccgTGACTCGtactcttatgtctatgtctggtcacatttatgttctctgttatcttgagactcttggCCAAAACAATTTCtctgcggggatcaataaagtgatcttgaatcttgataCTTGttccctcatggggaaattttcttttctgcatttgatccatccattcgttcacacagtagtctgtacagttggagcagtgggctggaACCTCAGGTAGGCTGCGCCCGGGGACCCTTCAGGCCCCAAGCTAGTTGtgcctctaaccactactccacatcTCCCAGCTCCTACTGGACTTCCTGTTTCCTAATTATGCGAAGAGCCTATCCTTCACACCaaccttctttttttgtgtagtttttatgGGTCCTTGCAGTGTACACCTAGACCTTTTACAATTGTACTACTTACAAGTCCAAAGTTTGATTGAAAATGCAAGTGTATTTGTTATTTAACCTGTACTGTGTTTATACTATTTGTTTTACTGCAGTATTAATGGATCCTTACCGAACAATGCTGAGGTCCAAGACAACGTTCTTACATTTAAAGGGCAAGTCACCTATGACCTGCAaggtatttatgtgtgtgacgCCACCAACAGCATCGGAACACGATCAGGCTCTGTGGAGGTCAGCATTATAGGTACGGTTGCTAGATTTTATCTGACATTCAGTAATGCCATTTCTGATACTGTTAATACTGTTAATAATATATTTGAGATACAGATCTCACTTATTTGTACTTTAatggtgtgtttctttttttcccctgtagAAAAGCCACTACCTCAGATTGCAACAGGTGATGTCATCAGTGTCATTGCCTTATTATTGGCTGCTGGAGTACTCATGGGCATCACCATCACAGTGTTGATTCTCAAAATAAGAAGTAGAAAAGACAACACCTCGTACGTAAAAGTCGCTCACTCAGTCACTTTGCTTCGCATTCTTGTTTTTCCCTtggttttttttattagtattctCGTCTGTTTTGTTAGAAGTGACTCTCCTTCGAAAAAATTCCAGCCAATAAGGAAAAGACCAGGAGATGATATCCAGGTAATCAGTGTGTTGTTGGGACAATAAACAGTGTTGTTCTCTTCTTAGAGCCATCGATGTCCAGACATTTTGGTACAGTTTGCAGTGATAGGTCATGAACCCATCATCAGTAATAAATCTAATTGCTACATGATAAACTGTGTCCAGTGGTTTTATTATGGCATGAGAAGAATGCATATAAATGACATGTAGTcaaatactaataaaaatgtaacttgTACTATTTGCCTGAGGAAAGATTTGTTTCTCTAAAAGAATGTTCGTAAAGGCTTCAGTTTGGTTACAAGTTCTGCTACATGTTGTTTAATCTGACTAAACTCCCGTACATacaaattattaattttcttgaataaataaatgcaaaaatatatttctgcttACATGTTTGACTAGGTTCTGTAAGTGTACTTTCAAGCGTTTATATTCAGTATATCCATGTTTATCTGTTACATTTCTGGATACACCATTAACACCAGTTTCTACTTTCTTTACAGCATTCAGGACGCTTTTATGAAGAGCTTCCAAACACAGCTGACTATGTGAGCTACAGACTGGCCTGTAACAAAGAGGACTATCCAGAGCCCTACTCTCCTCCAATCAATCCTCCACTTACATTTCTGCCCCAGCACCCCTATCAGTCCTCACAAACAACCCCTGCAACAAGCAGCAGTAGCACCACCACACCAAAGAACACattctctcctccttcacacacCACAGCTGTCTTTAAATACCCCTCCGTAACAGGTCTGTCTTCTCCTCCCCCTGGAGTGGCTGCTTACACTTTTCCCAAAGAGCAGTATGTCTGAAGCATCTTGCTACACATTTTCCAGTCCCATTCCTTAAGAGGAGGATGGAAAGCTACATTTAACCCTATACTATAAGGCAGTGTACCTGCACTCTCTGAACTATTGTGGATGACTGTTGAGATCCAAGGACAATGCAGCTTCTGTTGTTAGACTTGGCATTAAGTccagttttgaaatattttctctcttttgtcctgttttttgttgtgctATGTAGTCATTGAAAAGGGAGGGTCATTTCAGATAATGTGGAGTTCAAGTTAAAGAGTATTAGACTTTAATTTGAAACATGTAGAGTGAATGGCTGTATTATATTTGATTAGAtcaaactgaatgaatgtgATTATTGCTTGGTGTGGATGActcattattttattctctaTGGCATggcattttgtaaaaaaagaagaaaacaaatcaaaaaaaaaaaaaaaaaagatttcacttTCTCTATTACCCACTCACTTTATATCTTGTACATCTTGTACAATCCCAGTCTTGATAAACAGCGGACCTTGTGGTTTTATCTCCTGGTTTAATGTTAATACCTCTGCTCAGTTCATATTTTGTATTACTTACCTgtatttttctttgcaaagaaaaaatatttttatttactgaagaCATTATGTTGAAGTGGATGTTTctatctgtgttttctgtggatTTTAGAACTCATTGACATAAGTTGTTGGatgaaatttgtatttttagaatttaattaaaaatgattgagTAAACTTGTATCAGCAGTGTACCACTAAACTAAAGAGTCGTCTTCTTTCCTTATCATAAAGTAAAATTATTTCAGGACTGATATGTTCATTATATAACATGTTGACAGACAGTCTAATGGTGTGGGATAAAGGATTAAGCTgggatatgttggttatcctggatgaattAAACCATGATCCAGTTGCACGAAAGCAGGATAGGGGAAAGTGGAATATGTTTCGACataagttaccatggagatttatcctgtggagctagcctgctccagaccaggtTAGGTTCCAGGATCTATTTAATCTTATCTCAAACTGCacctttatctgcaatgtacgcaatgacttatgagggaggaaaaaacaggcacgcagctctcccagcgggaggtccgacccgagacttttgccgatgtgaaagcagcATGTCcaccagttggggtctgaggggcaatacattttaaaagttctgtctatacaattctataTGCAAGTGGCTGAAatctgctaagaaaaaaaactaattattagacatatttaaacttaaaaaaaagaagagtaacacagtagttactttccctggtaactagttacttttgtagtggagtaattcagttcaTAACTCAGTTACTtattgggagaagtaactagtaactataactaactattttttaaaagtagagTGCCCAACACTGAATATAAGAGTTATAGTTTATATAGTTTATAGCTTATAGTTTCTTTCAGAGTCCTGGGTGGGCCTTTGTATTCTAAAGCTGCCTTTTCTATGTCAATGAAATGTCTGACAATAAAATCCCAACTCTTAGAATAGTAGCTCCAAATCTATTGCATTGAGTTCATGAACTTTCAAGCCTTGAAGTTTTGTTAGAGCATCAGCAGCCAACTCAGCACTCACATGAAAAATTGTACTTCGAGCTCAAAGATAAATGACTTGAAATGTGACCAGCTTGTCATGAAGTTAAAGCAAATTATGTTAGACTTCCTACTGGATTCAAGAGTgatatcatatattttttttattatggtcCTTGGCTCAgtagttgctgtgtttcagtctgCCAAGTGAGGAAAACTGATCTCTGTCCTGCATTCATTTATGACAAACATCTCACATTACATACTCATGGTTTGGGTTAACAATCGCTCCTCCTCTTTTGCTCCTATGAACATGTAAACCAATGACTCATATTTTAAAGAACACCCAGGGCACCGTATGTTTACATGTTTGAATGTTGCCACGTTAGGGAAATACAAGGCATCACTGTGCGATACCAGATTTCTGAATCTATTTTAATCCTAATCCAATCAACAGAGTCTACAGAATTTACTCTAGAATATCTGCTTTCACTTTTATGACTTGAGACATATATTGTATATGTGACACCTTGCACCTATTCAAATCATTTGTCttgctttttttcttaagtTTAAAAGAACTGTTGTCCTTAAACTGGCAggtaaacaaatgacaaagaacATTGCAGAAGATATAAATCCCCTTTAATCGCTCCTTTTCATATATCTGTTTTGAATGCATCTTCTGTGCAGCCTCTGGGAAAGATTAGGAGACATGATGATATCTGCATGAAACATTCACTTCATTATTATAGCACAATACAACATTTTTAACGTTGTGAAAATGTAATTCTACATGTGATTATATAGAAAGACATCCATTACAGCAAAACCTGTCAGACTTTcattggaagttttttttttttttttcagtgcagaaTTATAAGATTTAAGTGGGGATTCTGAATCGGGGAAGGTCCATATTGAGATGGGTGTATTAGTTAATGTACAGGTGTatgcacaggtgtgtgtgtgtgtatgcgtgtggaAGGCCAACCCATCGACCGATGCTTCTCTGTTGTATTATTGATGAGGTCAGTATCACTGTGTTATTCTAACCCcacatgagaaagaaagagggacagagagaaaggaaaacacatgaataattgAGTCTAAATCAGTTTAGTAACCCTGCGTTCCTTCCCACTCTCAGTCTGATGAAGTCAGTAACTGCAGCCAGTATCCCCCAGAAACTTGCAGATCACAAGGAAGGATGCAACCTCAGGTGTCTGAGAGGAAGCTATAAGAAGTTGTTTTTGGAGTTGAAAAGGGTTACCTTTTAAGGTGCCACATTTTTTGGAGTTAAGAAGTTGCTGGACTCAGGATCATCATGATACCATGGTGGCCCAACTGTTAAGGCTGGCCTTTCTATATCTAACAACCAATCTTGTCAATTTGACAACATATGGTAAgggttttcctctgtttttggTAACTACATGTCATCATCTGAATGAAATGACCacaagttaagaaaaaaaaactctttataATTTGTAATTCTGTTggataaaagataaaaggttTGAACTGAAGAGTTACATATATTTGATACATGAGGCTcatgtatttatattgtgtCACATTCCAGATTGTTCAAGCTTTTTGactaaacatacagtatatttgttttttctgtgttgcattttcttcattctttcatttcttgTCCTGGCACTCATTCTatgcacattttatatatatattttttttttaaatatatatatatatatatatattctttttttctattgaaAAAAATTATAGTTCATTGCAGGTAACAGACAAAGGGAATAGTTAGAATAAAGGACAAACTGGTCACATGAATTAGATGTTGGAATGAATGATAGAAAAGTGACTTGTTTTAGAGTCccttattaaaatattatatctTGTCTGAAACTGTCAGTGTAACCTATCTTGCAACTGAATGCTGATAGGGCACATGACACCATCATCTCATTTGCATGTCAGTCTATCCTCTCTCTCGTCCAGCCATACAGATCAGTCACAAAGGGGAGGTGGTGTACCAGGACACCAGTATCTTTGGAGTGTTGGGTAAAGCGGTAATCCTGGAGTGTGGTTCCACCGTACCTGACATGTACATTTGGAGCTTCACAAAGCCCGGCACTGAAGCCATAAAAGCTGTGGTGTATAATTTGGGCCAAGGTCCGAGGATCCAGACACTCGCCGAGACTTTAGGACAACTGACAATGATTTCAAATAGTGCAGCTGTGAGCATTGAGAAACTGCCTCTGGCTGCACATGGTTTGTTCACCTGCCAGGCCTTCTATGACATAGACCAGGAGCCCATAGTTTACTATTACTATGTGCACCTCTCTGTTCGAGGTAAGACCTCCTGTACACAGATATATTTCCTTCTGAAAAGTAAGAGAGAAATGTGTACTCAATATCTCTAGAGCTCCACTCATACTGAACATTTAAAGCAACACTGAGTAGCTTTTGCTGAGTAGTGACATGAGTTTGGCAAACCTAGGTTTACCtaggtttttttatttattatttattttttatctttgggggggggggggggggggggggggggttggaaattctggtggggccatgaaGGAAATTCTTATAATGCAAAccagaaataccataatcaatGCCCTCATAACAAAGACACAGTAATGGAGTTTACcaagttttctgcttaaacAACTCCTGGTTTACctacttttgtcttttctgtcttcagAAATTATTAAATTCTCTAGTCGATGTGGTCCCAAACATTTTATCTCCAACTTATGTTCAAGTGCTAAAGCCCTAAATCGTACATGAGCCAGGTAGCCAACTCAGTTCATCATGCAATGATTGAATGAAACCTGAATTAGCTATGTTTTGTTATGTTAGCTGAGCTAGTGAGACGTGTGCAAGCCCCACGCAAGCTCTGAGGCCTTGAACTTCAGGCTCCACCTCACTGTACatgcagcagttcaccagtTCATGACGCTGCAGGCCAGGCCATTCTCAGCTGTGCCCCACGAGCAGAAAAAGAGACACAGCGTGAACTATACACACAACTAGACTGCGAAAAGGGTCAACAGGGAGAATTGGGTTCATCAAATGAAACCTTTGGACACTTAATTGAGGAAAGTTGAATTTGTTATAAACTTACACAGGAAAATGTATAAACTGTATAATcctcccctgcacagcagcgccctctggtggggaGACGCCACTGCAACGACGCCACTGTCTACTTACTaccaaaccagaccaaaccaggcgCCCCCATCCcaaaacaatgacactccttgatggcagcagccatcctagcaggatgcatcctgacacagacaaacacacaaaaaacataaataaggtGTTGGCCtgccctccaaattcactaaaccataatgttttgcctgaggGGTGTGTATAAAATGAGCTTATGCATAAAATGTTAGTTTATTTGATGGCCTGTTAAGGAGTTTAATGGCCAAATCATGTTAAGAAATGTTAAGAAATTATATGATATTTACAATAGATGCATCACCACTTATACATAAGTAAGTTTGTGCAGTAAGTGAGCAATGAAAATTAGATGAGTAGTTGCTGCAAACACATCAATAGACCTAATCACATTTTACTTCAATTAATGAGTCCAGACAAATCAAAGTACAGGGCAGTATGACTTGCTCATCTGTATTTTCCACGGagcagtttgacattttaaggaatacacatatacacagtgGGAAAAATTGCAGTGTTACAGCAGCATATAGTTAAGACAGTGCACATGACAAGggaaagtaaacattaaataaatacaaaaacaaagtttcaaCATTTAAAGACTACAAAGCTTTAAAGACTACAAAACAACATGGCTAGTTTAGTTTGCACATGATGAAAAACTTGAAAGCTAAATGTTAAGGCTGCTAACTCCATTTTGTGTGCACAGAAGAGAATCCATgtatttggtttgtgtttgtcagccATTTTGTATGGTACATGTAAACCTGTGTCAAAACTGAAGTGGAATTAATTCTGTTTTGTAAAATCTTGGATACACACTAAACCTTTGGGCCTTTGCTCAGCTTGGCAGCCCATGTGAGCCAATTCTTAACACACTACAGGTTAAATTGTTATAAGTATCTTTTAATTTACTGGACAAACTActttagagaaaataaatattgctACATACAACTTTGTTGTGACTGCAGTTCCCGTCAGTAAGCCTTACCTTCTGTTGAGTGATGCCTCTCCAGTGGAAGGGTCGACAATGTGGATGCGCTGTAATCTGGAAAATGGGACTGGGCCCATCCAGTATGTGTGGCAACACGAAACCCGCAGTGGCAATGTCACAGCTTTCGCACAGGGCAGCAGCCATATCATCAACGTGACTGATGTCAACCGAAACCACACAGGTTGGTACCGCTGTGTGGCCAGCAATGCTGTGAACAGCGAAAGCTCCAACCGCTTATGGCTGGACACCATCTGTGAGTataatctttttgtttttctttttcaagtttttccaATTTTGGAGTCAGTAGGTCACAACTATTTAAGTTTGTGAGGGTTATTAGTCATCCAGCTGTATTTAAGTTCATAATCCTGAAGAAGCAGGAATTAAAGGTGACTTTaggtttaaaatatttactgtgtaattttgtgtaaatatgtgtaaaatTTGTGTGTAAGATGTGTAGGATTTGTCGCAGTCAAAGAAAATGTAACTTTGTCACTTGAATCATAATGTAGACAAATGATTACACAGTGTTTAATACAGTTCTGTAGTTAAAGGTCATCTGTAGTAGACCACATCTCGAGTTTCCACTAGCTTCTCTTTTGTTGTATTCTCGCTTAAAAATTCAGATTTTCCAAACTGCACAAGCTTcagtctttttgtgtttcacaaACTGAATTCTTGTAACAATTATTGCAGTGTAAAAGCAAAGCAGGAGGCCCACCAGTTTGAATTGTAGTTTTCAGACCCAAAGAAGCTTGCACTCCTGTGTACAATATATATCTATCCTCATCTTTTGTTCTTCGCCCTCAGATGGCCCAGATATTCCTCAGATAGACGTGACTCCGTACAGTATAACAGAGCGCGGCTACTCAGCTCTGGAGAGAGAGACTGTATCTTTGCTGTGTCAAGCCCAGTCCAACCCAGCCAGTCAGTATGTCTGGTTCTACAACAATTCCCAGGTCTATACTGGGGCGCAGTTCACCATCACCAAAATCCTCCGCATGCATACTGGCGACTACGCCTGCTTGGCACAGAACACCTACCTCAACACCCGCTCCAAGAAGACCATCAGCCTGACCGTCTACTGTgagtttgacctctgaccttggCCACCAACCACCCTGCTCCTTTGTCAACCCCATCACTCAGCCCAAACTGgttttcctctgtctttgtaCTGCAAATGGAAAGGAGAGTGAGATGTGATGAAATCATTCAGATTTGACATTTCCTGTACAAAGCTAAGACAAGCTTAATTGCACTTGTCATCTTCATTAACTCTGAATCTCTTACCTCTATAGCTCTGGGatcatttaacttttaatgaATCCACTCCCTCTTTTGCTTCTTCTATTTTCTTCTTACCCTATTCAGTCAGACATAAGGCTAAAAAATGTATACACTTACACTACctacacagcaacacacatgcacacacagtcgAGTATGGAGATGCTGCAGACGTATTCTCCTGTTTGGACCGTTGGGGAAGTTGATTGGACTCTCTGGCAGGTaccttgctgtgatgtcacagttaTGACAAGCATTGGTTGGCAGAATGCCAGTGCTTgtcatttacttttctgtttgcttgccaagttttaaaaaagtgcCTTACTCAACTATCATTTGTGTTATCCAGCTCTATCACAAGATCAGATGTGTAATGATTAAAAGACATAATTCTTCCTCTGTAGATCTTTTATCACATTGAGAATACTTAAGCCACACAGGATATTTTTCTGGCCCTGATAACCTCATGAAACACAGACCTTCCATGTCACTTCCTTGTTACTCTGTACTGTATCTTATCCCTGCAGACCCACCAGATGGCTCCCCTTCCTGTTCGGTGGAGCCGGCTCTGAATCACTCCTCTCTGAGACTGTTCTGCTTCTGGCCCGGAGGATCGCCCTCCCCGTCCCTCCAGTGGACTGGAGACCTGACACATGCAGAACAAGAACAATCCAACACCAACATAAACAACACATCAAATCACCACACTACCACTGCCATCTTGCTGCTCTCTGGAGGCCTACCATCTAATAAcagcatgtttacatgcacaggcTCCCATCTTGCCCTGAAACAACGGAGGGAGTGCAGCACACATGCATGTGAGTGTAGAAATTACATATAAAGTTTATACACTTAATAATATATAGACCTCTCACATTTTACTTCTCCTTCATCAGATGTTCCCCCTGCAGAGCCAGTGTGTTTTGCATATGTGACAAACAGCCAAGAGTATCTGATGCTCTCCTGCTCCTGGGATGGAGGTGCCCCAAAAGGCTTGGTATGGTGGGAAGGCCCCGGAGGCCAGGGCAGCAGTGGACAAGAAATCTCCAACATCCTGATACTCCGCTATGGCACTGCTCGCAGTGGGAAACCGTACACCTGCCATGCTAAGCACCCACTACTGGTTGAAACCAAGACCTGCAAGCTTACACTGGGTCAGTACACTTTCTTAccatacaacaacaacattaggttttttttcattaactaatttttacattattaccaTGTAGAGGCCCCTGTGTTGCTGACTCAGCGGAGAATTGTGTCTGTGTACGAAGGGAGTGATGTACAGCTCACCTGCAATATCAGAGCCAACTATCTCCCTGTAAATGAAATCACCTGGTTTAACAATCAGGGTGTCGGCGTCCAAGACACCTCCAAGTACACACTGCTGCGAACATCTGCATGGGCCAATCTGACAGTGAGAGATACGGACGAGACTCAAGACAGTGGCGACTACAGGTGCTCCACTTCCAATGCAGTGGGAGGAACTGAAGTCAATGTCACTTTAGTTGTAAAGAGTAAGaatgtgttttgattttcaATCTACAGTATATATCTGTTATCCTGCCAAATGGTTGGTGAAGAAGGCTCTGAGATTTTAAATTTGAGGGAAGTGAAATTGTTGATCTTGCTGAGACTTAGATAACAAGATAACAATACTGATAGATCGTTAAGAAGATGTCCACACACAATTAATCAAATTATCCCAAAAGGAGTACCTAGTCTGTACTTACTCCCACTCcttttcagagagaaaaaaaattggttcatgtttatttttatttttcaatttgtgttgtttatgttcattatgtcCATTTGTGTATTGTGAACCAGGGAACTAGGGACAACAGCTGACTTGGGGCCATAAGTGAATTGTAAAGGTTGTGGTTGCACAGGATTATTAGCATTGTACTATTTATTGGCTGCAATAAGTGACTTCCTGAATTCTTGTTACTCAACCAGAAAGTCAAGCTACTTATTAAGTATCGTTTAGtggattttgttacctttggaGACAACTAATCAAAGTTGAATGGCTGCAAACTCCAGATACATAAGTTATTATAAACATGTTAGAATTCCTCTTGTGACTATAAATGTTTGCATAATTTTGTCAATTTTGACAAGCCATCCAATAGTTGGTGAGATAAGTGATCAATAAGTGATTTGACATTGAAGAATCACACAGAAGTGCATATTtccgtttgttttttctctacACCAGGACACCCCATGCCACCCAACACAACCCTGGTCAGAGCTACATACATTAGCCACCAGCGTAATGAGGTGGAGCTGGAGTGGCAGGTAGAGAATGAAGAACAGGGAGGTTGGAC from Mugil cephalus isolate CIBA_MC_2020 chromosome 15, CIBA_Mcephalus_1.1, whole genome shotgun sequence encodes:
- the LOC125021745 gene encoding V-set and immunoglobulin domain-containing protein 10-like 2, which codes for MVAQLLRLAFLYLTTNLVNLTTYAIQISHKGEVVYQDTSIFGVLGKAVILECGSTVPDMYIWSFTKPGTEAIKAVVYNLGQGPRIQTLAETLGQLTMISNSAAVSIEKLPLAAHGLFTCQAFYDIDQEPIVYYYYVHLSVRVPVSKPYLLLSDASPVEGSTMWMRCNLENGTGPIQYVWQHETRSGNVTAFAQGSSHIINVTDVNRNHTGWYRCVASNAVNSESSNRLWLDTIYGPDIPQIDVTPYSITERGYSALERETVSLLCQAQSNPASQYVWFYNNSQVYTGAQFTITKILRMHTGDYACLAQNTYLNTRSKKTISLTVYYPPDGSPSCSVEPALNHSSLRLFCFWPGGSPSPSLQWTGDLTHAEQEQSNTNINNTSNHHTTTAILLLSGGLPSNNSMFTCTGSHLALKQRRECSTHAYVPPAEPVCFAYVTNSQEYLMLSCSWDGGAPKGLVWWEGPGGQGSSGQEISNILILRYGTARSGKPYTCHAKHPLLVETKTCKLTLEAPVLLTQRRIVSVYEGSDVQLTCNIRANYLPVNEITWFNNQGVGVQDTSKYTLLRTSAWANLTVRDTDETQDSGDYRCSTSNAVGGTEVNVTLVVKRHPMPPNTTLVRATYISHQRNEVELEWQVENEEQGGWTSFFLEHRSVLERPERRGGRNDSKQQTEERTGPIVWYRKIIHDPNVRIQTVGRLIPTATYQFRITPVNHRTIGHPSVAKTPAEPRYNVYPAVIGAAIGGMLFAAILTVLLLVYIIRNRNNNPRLHDMLFGMQHSQSRENIHLPEDEVVAGSEGGIEEIGGSSSSGPTLALPRASSPLTTPSPTSQASPTEDENEPVSVTITVKATGT